From Lolium perenne isolate Kyuss_39 chromosome 5, Kyuss_2.0, whole genome shotgun sequence, a single genomic window includes:
- the LOC127303687 gene encoding dirigent protein 15-like: MGIPFLLLTILLISRQCNACPVGGNREVKKLRFYLHNTQNNDPPSVLVAQNTNATTQARGLVPFSSIYALTEGPASTSKVVGNAQDMYIEIGKDGYTILETVDCEMTNGPFKGCSLRDVLKKPIL, translated from the coding sequence ATGGGAATTCCATTCTTGCTTCTCACAATCCTCCTTATTTCTCGCCAATGCAATGCTTGCCCGGTTGGTGGAAACAGGGAGGTGAAGAAGCTCCGCTTCTACCTCCACAACACCCAAAATAATGATCCACCCTCGGTCCTCGTCGCACAAAATACCAATGCCACAACCCAGGCTCGTGGCTTAGTTCCCTTCAGCTCTATCTACGCGCTCACTGAGGGACCTGCGAGTACATCTAAGGTGGTTGGCAATGCACAAGACATGTACATTGAAATAGGAAAAGATGGGTACACGATCTTGGAAACTGTCGATTGTGAGATGACGAATGGTCCATTCAAGGGCTGCTCATTGCGTGATGTTCTCAAGAAACCAATTCTGTAA